One Lytechinus variegatus isolate NC3 chromosome 14, Lvar_3.0, whole genome shotgun sequence genomic region harbors:
- the LOC121427339 gene encoding EF-hand domain-containing protein D2 homolog, whose amino-acid sequence MATDELAQKLAHRTKINEGEEQGDAHRVKVVNVYTEFPEFTRKQIKDFEKTFKKYDTGGDNFIDMMELKYMMEKLEAPQTHLGLKAMIKEVDEDMDQKISFREFLLIFKKAAAGELAEGSGLSQLAQLTEINVDETGVGGAKDFFESKIKVQSQENKFYQEILDEQEERKREAETKKLRQQEFKAKAAIFK is encoded by the exons ATGGCGACGGACGAATTGGCACAGAAGTTGGCCCACCGGACGAAGATCAACGAAGGGGAAGAGCAGGGGGACGCACACCGGGTGAAGGTGGTCAACGTTTACACCGAGTTCCCGGAGTTTACTAGGAAACAAATTAAAGATTTCGAGAAAACGTTCAAAAA GTATGACACAGGAGGTGATAATTTCATTGACATGATGGAGTTAAAATACATGATGGAGAAACTAGAAGCCCCTCAGACTCACTTAGGGCTTAAAGCAATGATAAAAGAGGTAGATGAAGACATGGATCAGAAGATCAGTTTTAGAGAg TTTCTACTGATCTTCAAGAAAGCAGCAGCTGGAGAACTGGCAGAGGGTAGTGGCTTGAGTCAGCTAGCCCAGCTTACAGAGATCAATGTGGATGAAACAGGCGTCGGCGGAGCCAAAGACTTCTTTGAATCGAAG ATCAAAGTTCAGTCACAAGAGAACAAATTCTATCAGGAGATTCTTGACGaacaagaagaaaggaagagggaagctgaaacaaaaaaattaaggcAACAAGAGTTCAAAGCGAAGGCAGCCATCTTTAAATAA